The Intestinibaculum porci DNA window ATAAGCAATGCCTTGGCTGTCAGGGCTTAGAGAGCTGCCCGAAAGTAACCAAGGGCGTTGTGCGCAGTCTGGTTTATGAAGAGGGACATATTGGGTTGGATCTGAAATACTGTCAGTATGGCAAGAAGAAAGAGCAGGAACAGCTCATTTTATCGCACTTCCTTTATAACAATGTCTCACGCTCTTTGGCTTTACATAATCTCAATCATAATCAGTTTATTCTCAATCGTAATAAGTTATCGGATGTCAATAAATTAGCCATAGCCGAGATCTTAAAGTTTGTGAATACGCCTGTTGGTAAAGGGCTTTTCTTAACTGGGGAAAGCGGCTCTGGAAAAACAGTCTTGATGGCTTCCATGATGAACTATTTAGCACGTCATGGCTATGATGTTGGGATCTGCCATTTTCCTACCTTCTTATTAGATATGAAGGCGGCTTTCAATTCTAATGATGCCGATTCTTATCTCAAGAATATCTTAGATATCCCTTATCTGTTAATTGATGGCTTAGGGGAAGAGAATATTACCAGCTGGTCGCGTGATGAAGTGTTATTAACGATTTTAAGCTATCGTAATATCAATAACTTAACCACGTTTTTTACGTCAATGTTTGATATTGAAGATCTCAATGATGTCTATTTACTCAGACGTAATGATCGCACCGAAAAGCTGCGCGCCAGCAAGATTGGGGCGAAGATTCAGTCGA harbors:
- a CDS encoding ATP-binding protein; the protein is MIDVSKSVPVFEDIKRRKEESLKALMQDQDIAQFVHVHRLSKAVVEDGWAELLDYYDDHKQCLGCQGLESCPKVTKGVVRSLVYEEGHIGLDLKYCQYGKKKEQEQLILSHFLYNNVSRSLALHNLNHNQFILNRNKLSDVNKLAIAEILKFVNTPVGKGLFLTGESGSGKTVLMASMMNYLARHGYDVGICHFPTFLLDMKAAFNSNDADSYLKNILDIPYLLIDGLGEENITSWSRDEVLLTILSYRNINNLTTFFTSMFDIEDLNDVYLLRRNDRTEKLRASKIGAKIQSMCNSRHLEKIK